The Clostridioides difficile genome has a segment encoding these proteins:
- a CDS encoding FtsX-like permease family protein: protein MKIILKYILTNIKEQKIRTVVMLLSIILSTVLLFVSFSIGLSYESAQRKMARGMAGTATIAVQSTDSNKLTSLEDIPDLSSIKSKVGILESSAVYHEDGYYESFGIIAADLPQLNKINKPRLVSENNITNFSGDKIILPDRFSSKYKIKKGDLITLQILSKPYTFEVADIAAYDTVFLRHTRGVNALIPKDTLSKILKKESGYTKILIEPKENITTESLANKLSEEISTEKYKVSNTVNEAQISADARQKTMPFFLISFFALTISIFIIYSSYKVITLERLPIIGTFRSIGANKKTVTNILLFESILYGSVGGLFGIPIGIVVLNFMLHGLGNSLEQGISIPTVISPIVIISSVTVAIIVSLLSSYVPIKKTSQLPIKDVVLGIVEEKNISNRTIFCIGIIVLFLSILFPRITTKNTLYLAGGFSLLGLIVSTIILIPFFTNTMSTVFEFIYEKILGNEGKLAARNMKNNKNITQNITLLFISISAVIAISVVGSFVKTYIGDVFRDAKLQGFADGEMNQEFIEDVKHMDGIKKVLPIYVMNNEISCENIKFSRVEATDNIKSYSSMFAINYTNSDMEEVAIKAFAEERAIILNEDTLKKTSFSIGDKINISNGGEEIFYKIVGSFKSRANDAEAVIPSRYAISDFDKITYGFLAYTAVNPDAIMIQIRDLFGDTSNWSRTVEEFNNDSLNTINSFLSPMNNMTYFILLLATVGIVNNLLINYIQKRRTIAMYKSVGQSDKQNIKMTLIEGFTSGLLGAIIGILISILEIQTIFIVAGPKISMTPDLDFKTFIFAGMLGITVTLIGSIVPILKGKKMKLVEEIKFE from the coding sequence TTGAAAATTATATTAAAGTATATCCTAACAAATATTAAAGAACAAAAAATAAGAACAGTAGTTATGTTGCTATCCATAATTTTATCAACCGTTTTACTTTTCGTTTCCTTTTCAATTGGATTATCTTATGAAAGTGCACAGCGAAAAATGGCAAGAGGTATGGCTGGGACTGCAACAATAGCTGTTCAAAGTACAGATTCAAATAAATTAACTAGTTTAGAAGATATACCAGATTTAAGTTCCATAAAATCAAAAGTTGGAATATTAGAAAGTTCTGCTGTCTATCATGAAGATGGATATTATGAATCATTTGGTATTATAGCAGCAGACTTACCACAACTAAACAAAATTAATAAACCACGACTGGTAAGCGAAAATAATATCACTAATTTTTCTGGTGATAAAATTATTCTTCCAGACCGTTTCTCATCAAAATACAAAATTAAAAAAGGAGATTTAATCACTTTACAAATTCTTAGTAAGCCTTATACATTTGAAGTAGCTGATATTGCTGCATATGACACAGTCTTTTTGAGACATACAAGAGGTGTAAATGCATTAATACCTAAAGACACGCTATCTAAAATTTTAAAGAAAGAAAGTGGATATACAAAAATTTTGATAGAGCCAAAAGAAAATATAACAACAGAAAGCTTGGCAAATAAATTATCAGAAGAAATTTCAACCGAAAAATATAAAGTATCAAATACTGTAAATGAAGCTCAGATAAGCGCAGATGCTAGACAGAAAACAATGCCCTTTTTCTTAATAAGTTTTTTTGCATTAACTATTAGTATTTTTATTATATATAGCAGTTACAAGGTAATTACATTGGAACGTCTTCCAATCATTGGAACATTTCGAAGTATTGGTGCTAATAAAAAAACAGTAACTAATATTTTGCTGTTTGAAAGTATATTGTATGGAAGTGTTGGAGGGTTATTTGGGATTCCTATTGGTATAGTTGTTTTAAATTTTATGCTTCATGGTCTTGGTAATTCTCTTGAACAAGGGATATCCATTCCAACAGTAATATCTCCTATAGTAATTATTTCTTCTGTTACAGTGGCAATAATTGTTTCTCTACTTAGCTCATATGTACCTATAAAAAAGACTAGTCAGTTACCAATAAAAGATGTTGTTTTGGGAATAGTGGAAGAAAAGAATATTTCAAATCGGACTATATTTTGTATAGGTATCATAGTACTTTTTTTATCTATTTTATTTCCAAGGATAACAACTAAAAATACTTTGTATTTGGCTGGAGGGTTTTCATTATTAGGGTTGATTGTATCTACTATTATCCTAATTCCTTTTTTTACTAATACTATGTCTACAGTATTTGAATTTATCTATGAAAAGATTTTAGGGAATGAAGGTAAATTAGCTGCCAGAAATATGAAAAATAATAAAAACATCACACAAAACATTACATTATTATTTATAAGTATTTCTGCTGTAATTGCAATAAGTGTTGTAGGAAGCTTTGTCAAGACCTATATAGGCGATGTATTTCGTGATGCCAAGTTACAGGGTTTTGCAGATGGAGAGATGAATCAAGAATTTATTGAAGATGTTAAACATATGGATGGAATTAAAAAAGTTTTACCTATCTATGTTATGAATAATGAAATATCTTGTGAGAATATAAAATTTTCAAGAGTAGAAGCAACAGATAATATAAAATCGTATAGTTCTATGTTTGCAATAAATTATACTAATTCTGACATGGAGGAAGTAGCAATTAAAGCTTTTGCAGAAGAACGCGCTATTATTTTGAATGAAGACACACTAAAAAAAACAAGTTTCTCTATAGGGGATAAAATAAATATATCTAATGGTGGTGAAGAGATTTTTTATAAAATAGTTGGAAGTTTTAAATCTCGTGCAAATGATGCAGAAGCTGTTATACCATCTCGTTATGCAATTAGTGATTTTGATAAAATTACATATGGATTTTTAGCTTATACAGCAGTTAATCCAGATGCGATTATGATTCAGATAAGAGATTTATTTGGAGATACATCTAATTGGAGCCGTACCGTTGAAGAATTTAACAATGACTCTTTAAATACTATAAATAGCTTTTTATCTCCTATGAATAATATGACCTATTTTATTTTACTGCTTGCTACAGTAGGTATAGTTAATAATCTATTAATAAACTATATTCAAAAGCGACGTACTATAGCTATGTATAAATCTGTAGGACAAAGTGATAAACAAAATATTAAAATGACTTTAATTGAAGGATTTACATCAGGTTTATTGGGTGCTATTATTGGAATTTTAATATCTATATTAGAAATTCAGACTATTTTCATAGTTGCAGGTCCAAAGATTTCAATGACACCAGACTTAGATTTTAAAACATTTATTTTTGCTGGAATGTTAGGTATTACAGTAACATTGATAGGTTCAATAGTACCAATTTTAAAAGGAAAGAAAATGAAGTTAGTAGAAGAAATTAAATTTGAATAA
- a CDS encoding LysR family transcriptional regulator: MNVKLELYKVFNAVVSHESFSLAAKELFMSQPAVSQSIKQLEEQLDTILFYRNNKGVKLTPEGKILSEHVATALNLIASGEDKINKFKKLEYGSLKIGVGDTAARFFLLKYLEIFHKKYPHIHVSTINRTSRELISLLKDGNIDIAIINMPIEDETLNIVECIEIHDIFVCASDYIEYKGKQISLEELNLLPLIMLENKANSRLYVNEYFLSKGIKLNPDIELGSHELLLEFAYINLGVSCVIEEFSIDYLNSGKLFKLDMKEPIPKRSIGYCHLKNISLSLATKEFLNMISNNM; encoded by the coding sequence ATGAACGTAAAACTTGAATTATATAAAGTTTTCAATGCAGTTGTAAGTCATGAGAGTTTTTCTCTTGCTGCCAAAGAATTATTTATGTCACAACCAGCTGTAAGCCAGTCAATTAAACAATTAGAAGAACAATTAGATACAATATTATTTTATAGAAATAATAAAGGTGTAAAGCTAACTCCGGAAGGGAAAATTTTAAGTGAACATGTTGCTACTGCATTAAATTTAATCGCATCAGGAGAAGATAAAATAAATAAATTTAAAAAATTGGAATATGGTTCATTAAAAATTGGAGTAGGAGATACAGCAGCACGTTTTTTCCTATTAAAGTATTTGGAAATTTTTCATAAGAAATACCCACATATACATGTATCTACAATAAATAGAACTAGTAGAGAACTTATATCCTTACTTAAAGATGGGAATATTGATATAGCAATCATAAATATGCCCATAGAAGATGAGACATTAAATATCGTTGAATGTATTGAAATACATGACATATTTGTATGTGCAAGTGACTACATAGAATACAAAGGAAAGCAAATATCTTTGGAAGAGTTAAATTTGTTACCCTTGATAATGTTAGAAAATAAGGCAAATTCAAGACTTTATGTAAATGAATATTTTCTATCAAAAGGTATAAAACTAAATCCAGATATAGAATTAGGTTCTCATGAGTTACTTTTAGAATTTGCATATATTAACCTTGGTGTATCTTGTGTTATAGAAGAATTTAGCATAGATTACTTAAATAGTGGAAAATTATTTAAATTAGACATGAAAGAGCCAATACCTAAGAGAAGTATAGGTTATTGCCATTTAAAAAATATATCTCTATCACTAGCAACGAAAGAGTTTTTAAATATGATATCTAATAATATGTAA
- a CDS encoding YitT family protein, whose product MKKQKSPILLEMLGLFFGCISMSIGINMFLKPHTIAPGGLSGLSLVLNKVTGLPVSAIMLIIGVPLVILAFRIMGTKNSLKTLFGTVVFSAIVQLTDPLSKLRLTDDLLLSAIAGGILVGIGLGIMFKSDASTGGTDLIALILSKKFPGVKATKFMSCLDGMVVISSGIVNRSIETGLYSGIALCVLIKIADMIMEGFDHSKAFFIISEEPESLRQAITKELDRGLTILDGKGGYTRENKEVLLVVVSKKQELYLKRLVKKTDPTAFVIVTDVHEVLGEGFKNLEN is encoded by the coding sequence ATGAAAAAACAAAAGTCGCCAATTTTACTTGAAATGCTTGGGTTATTTTTTGGTTGTATATCAATGAGTATTGGTATAAATATGTTTTTAAAACCACATACAATTGCTCCTGGAGGACTTAGTGGTCTATCTTTAGTATTAAATAAAGTTACAGGACTTCCAGTATCAGCTATCATGTTAATCATAGGTGTCCCATTAGTAATACTTGCTTTTAGAATTATGGGTACAAAAAATTCATTAAAAACGTTATTTGGGACAGTAGTATTTTCTGCTATAGTCCAATTGACAGACCCACTATCAAAGCTGAGATTAACTGATGACTTACTACTATCCGCTATTGCAGGAGGAATTTTGGTTGGGATAGGTTTAGGAATAATGTTTAAATCAGATGCTTCTACTGGAGGAACAGATTTAATTGCACTCATACTTAGTAAAAAGTTTCCAGGGGTAAAAGCTACAAAATTTATGTCTTGTTTAGATGGAATGGTCGTTATATCTTCTGGTATAGTAAATCGTAGTATAGAAACTGGCCTTTACTCTGGGATAGCACTTTGTGTCTTAATAAAAATAGCAGACATGATAATGGAAGGATTTGATCATTCAAAAGCATTTTTTATTATTTCTGAAGAACCTGAAAGTTTAAGACAAGCCATAACAAAAGAGCTTGATAGAGGTCTTACTATTCTTGATGGTAAAGGTGGTTACACTAGAGAAAACAAAGAAGTTTTACTTGTTGTAGTTTCTAAAAAACAAGAACTTTATCTTAAGAGATTAGTTAAAAAAACTGACCCTACTGCATTTGTTATTGTTACAGATGTACATGAAGTTCTTGGAGAAGGATTTAAAAACTTAGAAAATTAA
- the trmB gene encoding tRNA (guanosine(46)-N7)-methyltransferase TrmB: MRRRRKKGADEKLLSYTKYVLREDIDKLKGKWNIKFGNDNPIHVEFGTGKGQFITTLAKQNPDINYIAMELKEEVLLKAVEKADASDLNNILFLWADVSDILNYFESKELSRIYINFCDPWPKNRWSKRRLTHFGFLKMYNNILEDNGEIHFKTDNEKLFEFSLNEIAANNWLLKNISLDLSKSEYENNVTTEYEDKFMSQGMRIFRCEAKKRN; encoded by the coding sequence GTGAGAAGAAGACGAAAAAAAGGTGCAGATGAAAAACTTTTAAGTTATACAAAATATGTCTTAAGGGAAGATATAGACAAATTAAAAGGTAAATGGAATATAAAGTTTGGAAATGATAATCCAATACATGTGGAATTTGGAACTGGAAAAGGTCAATTTATTACAACCTTAGCTAAACAAAATCCTGATATAAATTATATTGCTATGGAATTAAAAGAAGAAGTACTTTTAAAGGCTGTTGAAAAAGCTGACGCTTCTGATTTAAATAATATATTATTTTTATGGGCAGATGTAAGTGACATTCTAAATTATTTTGAATCTAAAGAATTATCTAGAATCTATATAAATTTTTGTGATCCATGGCCAAAAAATAGATGGAGTAAAAGAAGACTTACTCATTTTGGATTTTTAAAGATGTATAATAATATTTTAGAAGATAATGGAGAAATTCATTTCAAAACAGATAATGAAAAATTATTCGAGTTTAGTTTAAACGAAATTGCTGCAAATAATTGGCTTTTAAAGAACATTTCTCTTGATTTAAGCAAGAGTGAGTATGAAAATAATGTTACGACAGAATATGAGGATAAATTTATGTCACAAGGAATGCGAATATTTAGATGTGAAGCTAAAAAACGTAACTAG
- a CDS encoding coenzyme F420-0:L-glutamate ligase, producing MDRLVGTVSRGVRAPIIRQGDDLVKIVVDSVLNASKSENFEVRDKDVIAVTEAVVARAQGNYAHVDNIAKDVKDKFGDDTVGVIFPILSRNRFAICLKGIAKGCRKVVLMLSYPSDEVGNHLISLDELDDKGINPWSDVLTEEKYRELFGYNKHTFTGVDYVDYYKDLIKECGAEVEIIFANNPKTILNYTTSVLTCDIHTRQRTKRILNQNGAKKVYSLDDIMASSVDGSGYNDQYGLLGSNKATEETVKLFPINCDEVVNKIQSDIKEITGKNVEVMVYGDGAFKDPVGKIWELADPVVSPAYTKGLEGTPNEIKLKYLADNDFADLSGDELKKAISKYIVEKDNKSDDLTGNMVSQGTTPRRLTDLIGSLADLTSGSGDKGTPIIYIQGYFDNYTK from the coding sequence ATGGATAGATTAGTTGGAACTGTTTCAAGAGGTGTTAGAGCACCTATCATAAGACAAGGAGATGACTTAGTTAAAATAGTTGTTGATTCTGTTTTAAATGCATCAAAGAGTGAAAACTTTGAAGTTAGAGACAAAGATGTAATTGCTGTTACAGAAGCTGTTGTTGCTAGAGCACAAGGAAACTATGCTCATGTTGACAATATAGCGAAAGATGTAAAAGATAAATTTGGAGATGATACTGTTGGTGTTATATTCCCAATTTTAAGTAGAAATCGTTTTGCAATATGTCTAAAGGGGATTGCAAAAGGATGTAGAAAAGTTGTATTAATGTTAAGCTACCCTTCTGATGAGGTTGGAAATCACTTAATAAGTCTTGATGAACTTGATGACAAAGGAATAAACCCTTGGTCAGATGTGTTAACAGAAGAAAAATATAGAGAGTTATTTGGATATAATAAACACACATTTACTGGTGTTGATTATGTTGATTATTATAAAGATTTAATTAAAGAGTGTGGTGCAGAAGTAGAAATAATTTTTGCTAATAACCCAAAAACTATACTTAATTATACAACAAGTGTTTTAACTTGTGATATACATACAAGACAAAGAACAAAGAGAATTTTAAATCAAAATGGTGCTAAAAAGGTATATTCTCTTGATGATATAATGGCATCAAGTGTAGATGGCAGTGGATATAATGACCAATATGGACTTTTAGGCTCAAACAAAGCTACAGAAGAAACTGTAAAATTATTCCCTATAAATTGTGATGAAGTTGTAAATAAAATTCAAAGTGATATAAAAGAAATTACAGGTAAAAATGTAGAAGTAATGGTTTATGGAGATGGAGCTTTCAAAGACCCTGTAGGAAAAATATGGGAGCTAGCTGACCCAGTAGTTTCTCCTGCTTATACAAAAGGCTTAGAGGGTACTCCAAATGAGATAAAATTAAAGTATTTAGCTGATAATGACTTTGCTGACTTATCTGGTGATGAGTTAAAAAAAGCAATTTCAAAATACATAGTTGAAAAAGATAATAAATCTGATGATTTAACAGGAAATATGGTTTCTCAAGGTACTACTCCAAGAAGACTTACAGACCTTATAGGTTCTTTAGCAGATTTAACTTCTGGAAGTGGAGACAAAGGTACTCCTATTATTTACATACAAGGTTATTTTGATAACTATACAAAATAA
- a CDS encoding GNAT family N-acetyltransferase, producing the protein MSDSEYPQMKTLETRNCILRPASLSDTEDFFDCYKNKVVVKHLPFSEHKSLEDTRKFIKSFFLNPYKKGKIGHFAIVYKRDNKVIGNMGFNNINPKSLEAEIGICINPNYWGHDFATEITKRVIQYGFRELNLNKIIAITYEENANSTKSLDLLGFKCVGKYIKKIHTGNTIKNVPCYQYELEK; encoded by the coding sequence ATGTCTGATTCTGAATATCCTCAAATGAAAACCTTAGAGACTAGAAACTGCATACTAAGACCTGCATCATTAAGTGATACTGAAGATTTTTTTGATTGTTATAAAAATAAAGTAGTAGTAAAACACTTACCATTTAGTGAACACAAGTCTTTAGAAGACACGAGAAAATTTATAAAATCATTTTTTTTAAATCCATATAAAAAAGGAAAAATAGGTCACTTTGCAATAGTGTATAAAAGAGATAATAAAGTTATTGGGAATATGGGGTTTAATAATATAAATCCAAAGTCATTGGAAGCAGAAATAGGCATATGTATCAATCCAAATTATTGGGGGCATGACTTTGCTACTGAGATAACTAAAAGAGTAATACAATATGGATTTAGGGAACTAAATCTAAATAAAATCATTGCAATAACCTATGAAGAAAATGCAAATTCTACAAAATCATTAGATTTATTGGGCTTTAAATGTGTAGGAAAATATATTAAAAAAATTCACACTGGAAACACAATAAAAAATGTCCCTTGTTATCAATATGAATTAGAAAAATAA
- a CDS encoding Fe-S cluster assembly protein HesB, whose product MKITLPETAIDTLKSILKDNQDKPNNVRVYFAGVGCGGPSFGLALDEKKEDDLTYEVGELQFVMSSDEYSQYGDIIIEDTGFGFRVIPENMKDQGGGGCSGCSGCH is encoded by the coding sequence ATGAAAATTACTTTACCAGAAACAGCTATTGATACTTTAAAAAGTATCCTAAAAGACAATCAAGATAAACCTAACAATGTAAGAGTATACTTTGCAGGTGTTGGTTGTGGAGGTCCTTCTTTTGGATTAGCTTTAGATGAGAAAAAAGAAGATGATTTAACTTATGAAGTTGGAGAATTACAATTTGTAATGAGCTCTGATGAATACAGTCAATATGGAGATATAATTATAGAAGATACAGGATTTGGATTCAGAGTAATTCCAGAAAATATGAAAGATCAAGGTGGAGGAGGATGCTCTGGTTGTTCAGGGTGCCACTAG
- a CDS encoding ABC transporter ATP-binding protein, translating to MKKSYKSIAIEAENIIKEFKVGSITTKILRDISLQVTKGEFVSIMGQSGSGKSTLLYILGGLDTPTSGNVYMNGTDISHFNDDKMSIIRRRNIGFVFQFYNLIPNLNVEENIMLPLLLDGKKMNDYKNQLNEILEIVGLSDRRKHTPRELSGGQQQRVAIARALIGKPEILFADEPTGNLDSKTGSEIMQLLSKINQESGQTIIMVTHSLEAAESSNRIITVLDGVLA from the coding sequence ATGAAAAAAAGTTATAAGAGTATAGCCATAGAAGCAGAAAATATTATTAAAGAATTCAAAGTTGGTAGTATAACTACTAAAATTTTAAGAGATATATCTTTACAAGTAACGAAAGGGGAATTCGTTTCTATTATGGGACAATCTGGTTCTGGAAAGAGTACACTTTTATATATTTTAGGTGGTCTAGATACTCCAACAAGTGGAAATGTATATATGAATGGAACAGATATATCACATTTTAATGATGATAAAATGAGTATAATACGTCGTAGAAATATAGGGTTTGTATTTCAATTCTATAATTTAATACCGAATTTAAATGTTGAAGAAAATATTATGCTACCTCTATTGCTAGATGGGAAAAAAATGAATGATTATAAAAATCAATTAAACGAAATTTTAGAAATTGTTGGCTTATCAGATAGACGAAAACATACTCCACGTGAGCTGTCAGGTGGTCAGCAACAACGTGTTGCAATAGCACGTGCATTAATAGGAAAACCAGAGATTTTATTTGCTGATGAGCCTACTGGAAATTTAGATAGTAAAACAGGGTCAGAAATAATGCAATTACTCAGTAAAATAAATCAAGAAAGTGGTCAAACAATAATTATGGTAACTCATTCACTTGAAGCAGCTGAAAGTAGTAATCGTATTATTACAGTTTTAGATGGTGTACTTGCATAA
- the accB gene encoding acetyl-CoA carboxylase biotin carboxyl carrier protein encodes MNINEIKELLKVIDSTNLEYVKLESSDFKLEASKKSEVTSSPVLSVQQESVVDLSLEKPFVNETPVVSNENLSIVVAPLMGTFYNSPSPDAESFVKVGDVVEEGDTLCILEAMKLMNEITSEIKGEIIEVLVDNEELVEYNQPLFKIKPL; translated from the coding sequence ATGAACATCAATGAAATTAAGGAATTATTAAAGGTCATAGACTCAACTAACTTAGAATATGTAAAGCTTGAAAGTAGCGATTTTAAATTAGAAGCATCTAAAAAATCTGAAGTTACAAGTTCACCTGTTTTAAGTGTACAACAAGAATCAGTAGTAGATCTTTCTTTAGAAAAGCCATTTGTAAACGAGACACCTGTAGTATCTAATGAGAATTTATCAATAGTAGTAGCTCCTTTGATGGGAACATTCTATAATTCTCCAAGTCCAGATGCAGAAAGTTTTGTCAAGGTTGGCGATGTAGTTGAAGAGGGTGACACTTTATGTATATTAGAAGCAATGAAGCTTATGAACGAAATAACAAGTGAAATTAAAGGTGAAATAATTGAAGTATTAGTTGATAATGAAGAACTAGTAGAATATAATCAACCTTTATTTAAGATAAAACCATTGTAG
- a CDS encoding HAMP domain-containing histidine kinase produces the protein MRKSGYKTIFYSYIIFFLVLFCLALTAIGIFLSLINVQHPNGKSIRSDWPQNFTESFTEQIVFVNNKPQIKQSGLKKLRENQLWIQILDSDGNRVYGFSEPQNYKNHYSNSELLELAKKHTPNDDTVYLGTIKNNDADFIYIIHFPLNISKVTMFFDGTKFIGGKSIVLSIIGIIFLIVLISGIAYGYWITKFISRITSAVSDIAKRTYLPIKTKGSFADVYDSLNTLNEEIHISDEIQKRTDIIREEWISNITHDLKTPLSPIKGYAELLAGNDSILSYEQVQRYASIMLKNIEYTNTLINDLKLTYQLENGMIPLNKQDNNLIRFLKELAIDILNYPEYESNIIEFDSNIDSIKFNFDSTLLKRAFSNLIINAFVHGSQDTKVFLNIMVDDKIKISILDNGRGMTEYEVSNLFSRYYHGTNTEQKTEGTGLGLAITKQIIELHGGTISVESTLSLGTTFHISFPINSVKVK, from the coding sequence ATGCGTAAGTCTGGATATAAGACAATATTTTACTCTTACATTATTTTTTTCTTAGTGCTTTTCTGTCTGGCCTTAACTGCAATAGGAATTTTCTTATCACTTATTAATGTCCAACATCCAAATGGAAAAAGTATACGTAGTGACTGGCCTCAAAACTTTACAGAAAGTTTTACTGAGCAAATTGTATTTGTAAATAATAAGCCACAAATAAAACAATCTGGTTTGAAAAAACTTCGAGAGAACCAATTATGGATACAAATCTTAGATAGTGATGGAAATAGAGTTTATGGATTTTCAGAACCCCAAAATTATAAAAATCATTATTCTAATTCTGAGTTATTGGAATTAGCCAAGAAACATACTCCAAATGATGATACTGTATACTTGGGTACTATTAAAAATAATGATGCTGATTTTATTTATATTATACATTTTCCACTTAATATTTCTAAAGTAACAATGTTTTTTGATGGAACTAAGTTTATAGGTGGAAAATCTATTGTACTTTCAATAATAGGTATTATATTTTTAATAGTTTTAATTTCTGGAATTGCCTATGGATATTGGATAACAAAATTTATTTCACGAATCACATCTGCTGTGAGTGATATTGCAAAGAGAACATATCTTCCAATCAAAACGAAAGGATCTTTTGCTGATGTCTATGACAGTTTGAATACTCTTAATGAAGAAATTCATATTAGTGATGAAATACAAAAGAGAACAGACATTATACGAGAAGAATGGATTTCAAATATAACTCATGATTTAAAAACTCCTCTTTCGCCAATAAAGGGATATGCAGAACTACTTGCAGGCAATGATAGTATTCTTTCGTATGAGCAAGTACAGAGATATGCTTCTATCATGCTTAAAAATATAGAATATACAAATACACTTATTAATGATTTAAAGTTAACATATCAATTAGAAAATGGTATGATTCCGTTGAATAAGCAAGATAACAACTTGATAAGGTTCTTGAAAGAGTTAGCCATTGATATTTTGAATTATCCAGAATATGAATCTAATATAATTGAATTTGACAGTAATATTGACAGTATTAAGTTTAATTTTGATTCTACACTACTAAAGCGTGCATTTAGTAATCTTATTATTAACGCTTTTGTGCATGGAAGTCAAGACACTAAGGTTTTTTTAAATATAATGGTAGATGATAAAATCAAGATATCTATTTTAGATAATGGAAGAGGAATGACAGAATATGAAGTATCAAATTTATTTAGTCGTTATTATCATGGTACTAATACAGAACAAAAAACAGAAGGAACTGGTTTGGGATTGGCAATAACAAAGCAAATTATTGAACTTCATGGAGGAACTATATCGGTTGAAAGTACTTTATCTTTAGGAACTACATTTCATATTTCCTTTCCGATCAATTCAGTTAAGGTTAAATAA